The DNA window AATCCAATATACAGTAGCTGTTGATAGAGGAAATCAAAAGTTATCCTATATATATAATCAATTCAATCCTGCTGTATTGAGATTGATTCAATTAGTTATTGATAATGGACATAAAGAAGGAATTTGGGTAGGGATGTGTGGTGAAGTTGCAGGAGATCCTGAAATGATCCCTATCTTAGCAGGAATGGGGTTAGATGAATTTAGCATGAGTCCAACTTCTATACTGAAAGCTAGATATATTTTAAAAAATGTAGATACACAAAAAATAGCAGAGTTATTAGATGAACTTTTATGGATATCTACTGCAAGTGAAGTACAAACTTATATAAAGAAAAAAATATCTTCTATATTGTAAAAATAAAAATAAAGACAACATAGGACATTTTAAATAGGTCCTATGTTTTTACTTTTATATCTCTTCAATTATAAAATTTTAGGGATGTAAATAAGGATTAAATATCCTTGTATCTCTTATATTGAACCTCATATAAATCTATGATATACTTACATAAAAAATAAATAAGACAGTTCGTAACCATCCTGTCTATAAACAAAACTAGGACTATACTACCTACCGTCTTAGGTAGTTTTTTGTTTATGGGGCAGCTATGCCCTTTTTTTGTTGGAATGGAGGAATATAATGAAAAAAATTGGTTTGACTACGACAGTTCCTGTAGAGGTTTTATTTGCAGCAGGTTATCAACCAGTAGATTTAAATAATCTTTTTATTGTTTCAAAGGATTATATGAAATATATAGATATAGCAGAACGAGATGGTTTTCCAAAGAGCCTTTGCGCATGGATTAAAGGAATCTATGGAGCTTGTGTTGAGAATGGTATAAAGGAAATCGTAGGAGTGATGGAGGGCGATTGTTCTAATACCAAGGCTTTGATAGAAGTTCTTGCTTTAAGAGGAATCAAGGTATATCCTTTTTCATTTCCTCATAATCACAGACAAGAAGATGTAGAAAAAGAAGTTAGAAAGTTTATGGAAATCTTTCAGGTAGATTTAGAAGAAGTTGAAAAAATACGACAAAGATTGAATAGAATAAGGCAATTAGCAAAGAAAATTGATACGTTAACCTATATTGATTATCAAGCAACAGGTTTTGAAAATCATTTGTATCAGGTAAGTTGTAGTGATTTTAATGGGAATCCTGATCATTTTGAAGTTGAGCTTAAAAGTGTTATTAAAGAAATAA is part of the Crassaminicella profunda genome and encodes:
- a CDS encoding 2-hydroxyacyl-CoA dehydratase family protein, which codes for MKKIGLTTTVPVEVLFAAGYQPVDLNNLFIVSKDYMKYIDIAERDGFPKSLCAWIKGIYGACVENGIKEIVGVMEGDCSNTKALIEVLALRGIKVYPFSFPHNHRQEDVEKEVRKFMEIFQVDLEEVEKIRQRLNRIRQLAKKIDTLTYIDYQATGFENHLYQVSCSDFNGNPDHFEVELKSVIKEIKGRNPIKKKIRLGYIGVPPMTADLYTFVQEHHAQFVYNEVQREFAFPRVDEADTIFKQYYDYTYPYDVGYRIKELKKQIERRKLDGIIHYTQAFCYRAVEDIVLKKALDIPILNIEGDKLNILDARTKLRIEAFLDMLKDLKGGIGCVY